A genomic window from Lycium barbarum isolate Lr01 chromosome 4, ASM1917538v2, whole genome shotgun sequence includes:
- the LOC132638114 gene encoding expansin-A7-like codes for MASFNSKWSLIFFIIGSMALFHQANMVAAYYSTPSPAKFKAMPWKLAYATFYGDESASETMGGACGYGNLFNSGYGTATAALSTVLFSNGYSCGQCFQIMCVKSKFCYKGFTTITATNLCPPNWAQDSNHGGWCNPPRQHFDMSKPAFMKIAQWKAGIVPVTYRRVPCIKKGGIRFAFQGNGYWLLVYVMNVAGGGDVASMWVKGSKTGWISMSHNWGASYQAFATLSGQTLSFKLTSYTSHETIIAYNVAPSNWRVGMNYQASVNFH; via the exons ATGGCATCTTTCAACAGCAAATGGAGCTTGATTTTCTTCATCATTGGGTCAATGGCACTCTTTCACCAAGCAAATATGGTTGCAGCCTACTATTCCACCCCTAGCCCTGCTAAGTTTAAAGCCATGCCTTGGAAGCTTGCTTATGCCACGTTTTACGGAGACGAGTCTGCTTCTGAAACAATGG GTGGAGCTTGTGGATATGGGAACTTGTTCAATTCAGGTTATGGAACAGCAACAGCAGCATTGAGCACAGTGCTATTTAGCAATGGATATTCATGTGGGCAATGCTTCCAAATAATGTGTGTAAAATCAAAATTTTGCTACAAAGGGTTCACCACAATTACAGCCACAAACCTCTGCCCACCCAATTGGGCCCAAGATTCAAACCATGGTGGCTGGTGCAACCCACCACGCCAACACTTTGACATGTCTAAACCCGCTTTCATGAAAATTGCTCAATGGAAGGCCGGCATCGTCCCCGTTACGTATCGCAG GGTACCTTGCATTAAGAAGGGCGGTATCCGGTTCGCATTCCAAGGAAACGGTTACTGGTTGTTGGTATACGTGATGAACGTTGCCGGAGGTGGTGACGTGGCAAGCATGTGGGTGAAGGGAAGCAAGACAGGGTGGATAAGCATGAGCCACAATTGGGGAGCATCATACCAAGCATTTGCAACTCTTTCAGGCCAAACTCTGTCTTTCAAGCTAACTTCCTACACATCTCATGAGACTATTATAGCTTACAATGTTGCACCCTCTAATTGGCGTGTAGGCATGAATTACCAAGCCAGTGTCAACTTTCATTAG